Below is a window of Plutella xylostella chromosome 15, ilPluXylo3.1, whole genome shotgun sequence DNA.
CCTACACCGGTACCAGAGCGCCATCATATTGCTCATATTTCATTTGTTTGACTACAGCTTCCCTACTCTCGCCAGAGGGTCTCGAAGTGCACTCCGGTCGCTGTTGCGGTGGTCACGATGGATAGTGAAAGTGCGCTAGAGAGCCCGACCAGGCCCGGCCACCTAGAGGCGGATGAAAGCGAAAGGGCACCACAACTGATTTCATCTTGATGCCGCTGATGAGAGCGTGAGTTCATTCAATTGTTTTAATGAGCGGCGCGCTTTGTTCCCACAGATGTGATGCCGGTCGACGTGCGCAGGCGTTTGCATGAGCGGTGTATTggcttaaattatttaagtgaAATATATCAAAGCTTGAAAATCTAGTCTGTGTAAATTTGCCAAGTATAcctatcataaaaaatcatagATGGCAAAATGATATTGATTTTTATATCCAATTCTCAGACATATTTTGAGAAGCTTGTGAAGTTAACCATCACACAGAACATGCACAGAACTCACCAGGATCAGCCatattctgtttttttttttcaggaagTGTGAGTGAATACTCATGTTGACTCTAAAGTTCTGACAGTAAATGATAAGTTAGTTATGTTTAAGTACATAAGCAGAAAACAGCTTTAAATTTTTGGATGGGCAGAACCAATTTTGATGAAGCTTCAGAATCAGCCCTCCTCATGCATGCCTGACAGATAGATATGACGAGCAAACTTATATCAGTATTTATTCAGTAGGTAAAgcgttaaaaataaaacactattAGGAAATTTCTAAATCGTCATCAACCTTAGTCCCATGAACTTCTGAACGGTAGAAGTCCTCAGATCCGTTACTAATATCCGGGAGCAAACCTAAGGGAAGCGAGGTGCAAGTCACGTGTCCTGTCAAGCGATGTGTCATCGAGGCATCAGCAGCGCCGCGCAGTGGAAACAACGGCACGCCGCGATTACGCAAGCGGCGAGCTTGCAAGAGGTCGTTGGCAATGGACGCGGTTCAATGTCACCAAATATATCACCGGCTTGTGTTGTGCGCTCGCGCGGTCTTGACGCTTGGGGTTGTCGACGGGATAAGGAAGGGTGAATATTGGTTGAAAGTAGAGGTGTATGTATACAGTCAGAAAACTCATAAAACTATATAAGAGAGATGGCATGGTAACCTAAAGTATCTAgggataaattatttatttattacactcCTATCCTTTAATTGTTCACAAATCTAGAGCTCTTTTAGAGAGGCCTCCTGTAAGTGACCTGAAATTATTTGCAACTCctgattaaatttaaatatgtccAATAGATTGGTAAATTGATAACTGCCAGGTATTTTAGGGTATGAATGTACACGTAATTATTACCATACTATCGTATTatttagatatattattatgctcgTTACTTCCGAAAGTAGCAAAACCGCATGGTTGCGCTCTATGGCCGCTCTTCTCTGGGTCGTCGACCGCAGTTTTCGGCGCCGAGTTTCAGCTGTAACGCGATCCTGCACGCACACTAACGCAACCTATACCGACTGCATGTACTTACACGAATACTCACACATGCGCAAGTGCACAACTACCACTGCACTCATCTCTATCCGTCCGCTACGCCTATGCAGTAGGAAGCGGAAAAGCGTTGACtcaatatgtatattatagaCTTCCACATACAAAATTTAGTTTCCtgctaagtattttttcatgtTGTCATTTTGTGATGGTAGCTATGTACACAGACACACACTATTGGATTAATGGTCATCATTCATATGATCAGCCTGTAATACATAAGctttcccaaggagcgccaccaAACCCTGTCCCTGTTCATCATCCAGCTACTACTGGTTCCTGGCTTTAGGTCTTCGGTTCAACGCGCTGGAAAGCGTCCCAGGGTAGCATCGGGGAAAACTATGCTAGATGTACTTCAAAAACAATAGTCTTTAAGTAAGCAGTCAGGTGAATCAGTGCTATCGTCAGTGtccattttatttacaaatatgaCGATACATTCTCAAGCGTTGTTACAAGGCAAAtcgaaaatgtaaatatttgtaataaataatactgtaTTATACATTTGTAGACCTTGAACCTATGCTGTATGTTTGCAAAACATTGCATTGTTCATTCCGTTTGTGATGTTTTCATCTCCCGTTATGCgcttagtacttacttactacttttgtacctatacagggtgttgcaaaaagggtatactaagccgaaacctacatgtgcagcatggtatatctaagcccgaaattgaaatcagaatttcaaaattcgcgaaaaaaatatttaattttccatagaaactttgttggtcacgtgactttttactatggagaatgacttttttttcgcgaatattgaaattctgatttcagtttcgggcttagatataccatgctgcacaagtgcacatgtaggtttcggcttagtataccctttttgcaacaccctgtatacgtacttactttatatttaaaatatttcgtaAGAAAACAGTATATAAGCACATAACACGCAAAATCATACAGATAGCGCTCAACTGTATGATTCcaacatttttgtttctgCATTTCATAGGCCtgtcccaaggagcgccacaacactcggtcctcggccttcctcatccagccactaccggcgaCCCGCCttaggtcgtcagtccagtgggcaggagggcgtcccctattatagatatagataaGCTACGTAATTCGATTTAAAGGTTTCCGAGCGAAAATATTGTTAAGCTTTTTCCTAATCATAAAATTGCtcaatctataaaaaaatcctTCCAGAACACTGAATCCTTAAAAGATTTTCCTAAAATTCCCGTAAGTAAACATTTGACGTTTCAGCCGTGAACTTTGACCTCTGAACTTGGTCTAAGTGAATGTAGGCTCTTTTGACTGGAACAACAGACGAAAAATAGTAGACTCTACCAAGCTAGCAAAACTAAAAGCTAGCTGAAGCTAAGCTGAAGGCAATGTGCTGTGTATTAGAAgtataaaaatgatttgtatattatatttattatttatttattgatattaatgtgctgtgtattattttttatattatgtgttgCAAACTTAGAATGGTTGCATACAGGATTCaggcaaaatattttaaatattctcAGTAAACGTACTTTACTCGTATCTATGCGTAATCCAAATAGAATGTAAAGATAAAACTGAATAGaaacaaattatacttataaaatttctaaTCTCCTGGTCCTTGACCTTGGAGACGTGAACAAACCCCTAACTCGATCAGCGACTTcttttgtatgtaagtattttcttCAAGGACATTATTTCTCTACATCATCCATACCATAGTTACATAGGTAaatacggtcaggtgcagataaacctgacccccctcccatagtaacaatgcttctgaggggggtcaggtttctctgccccttactgtaatattaaacttactacctacttatagtgGTGTACCTAGAGGATACAACAGCGTTCATTGATAGTTCAGTCCGTGACTAACGtccaaacaataataaataaacaaaggaATGTcacataaatatacctacataagtgcCTAATATGTATAACGTATATGCTACAGGTCAGTGATCGGAGATTCCGGTGCGTATTATTTTGTAGACTTTCATAGAGTCTGGATTCCGACCGAAAAGCGTTTTATTTAGGTCCAAAAGCTCTGCCAAAAATATAGAGCTGTGAGTATCCATCGCGCCGGTCGTGACCTTTGAACTTGGAGCGAGTGAACGTACCCTTGACTCGAGCAATGGCCGCTATTATTAGACGCGATTATACTGATAACGTGGAACGACGATATTTCCGTCACGTGAATACTTAGGCGTTTTAGGTGGGTATTACTACGTAGgtgtatgtttttaaaataacttaacgggtaattataattaacctaacatactaataattaaaattacttcaGTCATTTTATACGTGGTTGTGATAGTCAGAGTTAAAAGACAATATGACTAGATATTAGTATTAGTATTAGTTATAGTTTATGTCCCCGTCAGTACCCGTTTCAGTGTAGTTTCAGAATTATGAAAGGAAATCCACAATAAAGCTAGAACACAAATTAACAGCTTCAGTTGAATGCTCCTTTAAACTGTTGGGGAGaatttaatgaaatgtttgaTGTTTGTGATGCACTCTCACATAATCCCACAAATCTGTCCCCGGATCGCACGGGACACTCCGGGACGAAGTCTatggtaaaaataaaatgtctcCTACATTAAGAGGTTATTCACCTAACAATTTGGGCATCGCCCTCCCTCTAAGGCACTATTTGTCAAAGGATACAATCTCGCGCTCTTCATTTCACTTGGAGATACAAGTTGGGCTGAGTGACGGGGGCCACCTGTCCCAGCGGTGATATACTTGTCTACGGGAAGCAGGCAGGTACATGACATGGTATTCACCTAGGCAGTCAATTCAAATTTACCGTTATACTTTCAGTTTTTACGTTTACAgtgagttatttttatttttaacctttGTAACggatttaaaatgtaagtagaTTTTATGGTTTTTATTGTAACTTCAACTCTTCTCGTAAATTTTCAGTCAGATTCATCTACATATAGCTGAGCTTTTACATGGCTACAGTTACAAAGAGAGGCTACCAATCACACTGTAAAAGCTTACCTACTATCTGAAATAGATTTTCTGAAACAAATCTCCTTGTAAGgtctttatttattgatattgcTCTGGAAATGGGAATTAAACCTGGTTTCGCAAAGCGTTGCAGCCTGCTTAGAGTTTCACTGAGCATTAAAATTGCCTCTATAAAGCAAGATTTTAATGGTCTTTTGTTTATTGAAACCTGAGGAAAATTTATAGAGAAAGTAGGCCTATGAGGTGATAGAAGGGATTTACTCCTAAACAATAacttttatgtacttaccacgactttaagtaggtacttatactcgATGGATGTAACTTCTTACTTATTTTCTATCTCATAAAGTCATAATCGCATTACAGTTTTCCTTgatttatcaatatttaaaacatagGTATTCCTCCGTAGGTTTTTTATACTATGAATTTACTGAAATTCCTTTGCCACGTGAAAGAAGTAAGTACAAACAAATTAACATTATAGATCTCGATCTGGCTGATCGTGACGAAGTGGAGTGGGAaatagtaattataattatatgaaccaacgtataaataaatggtaTTTTTGATATGAGCAGTGCGCGGAGCGGTGCGCCGGCGCAGCGACACGTGCACGCACACATGCACACAGATAAGAGCGCGGTCAACGATCTCTGGAGAAATGGCGCCATCAATTAAATTTCTCCGTAAAACTGTTTCAAAGCAAAAACTTGTAAAGGTTATAGGGTAAATTTAAACCTCCTATGGAGAATTTTACAGAAAGATGATTGTACTTAACAAataggtaataggtatattaagaaaatatataaaacacGGTGTCAAAAGACGTCTTGAACATTTAATACCTATCTAAGCATATAAATAGAAGAaagaaactataaaaaatcCAAGGGAAGCTAAAAAAGCGATCGCATCATTGGCGAAGAAATGCTCCTCCTCGGTGGCAAACAATAGCGGCGGGGCGGCGTGCTATTGTCGTCTGCAAGTGCCAACAGCATTTTAGCGCTGCTTCTGACGAATGTCATTATATTAATGTATTGGACGACCCTTGGCGTCAAGCGCTGTAGCTCTTAGTTCCACCAGCACGACTATGGTCTATGGTCTGGCTAGACTAGGCGCTTGCGCAGCGCTAGGCGGAACGGCTGGATCTTGCAGTGAAAGTGGCCGCGAGTACTTCCTGCAAGTTGAAAGTGAACACCGACGCAGTACGTGTTACTGTTTGCGGTTACCCTACAACAGGTATTATAAGTACCTGCGTTTAAGGTAAAATAAGCTGTGAAAATAATTCAGTAAAATATATCAAGCTATAGCTTTTCCTTTTAGAAGTAAGTACTTTTGCATTTGCTCActggagctttttcattgctcgctagtgtatgtaggtacctatgaagCTACTTACACATATCGGTATAATTTTTCATCTGCACCCAAAATCAATACGGGTTGGTCCAAGATTTCAGGCGAAAGACGTGCGTAAGTTAAGTTCTTTAGCGATAGGTGGTTTAGTTACTGGTACTTCTCTTTAGTGGCACCTCGTCACGATATTGGCTCGCCCCATCTGACTGTGTCGAGCAACGGAACAGATAGGCATCTCGTCTAATAAGGCAATGAGGAAGTTGCGCTAGTCTTCCTAATATAATAACTCTCTTCGGGTAAAGGTTACACCGGCACGTTTACCGGTGAGTTGAGGTAGATAACTTTGGCATGACTCGCAGAAGTCGCAGACTGTTATGAGTTTTATACTGTAGGATGCTGAAAATTGCCAAAAAGTATATTAGTAATTATTTAACACGTGctttttaaagcatttaaaatctgagttaagtactttaaaaaaaaaataaccatgtaaaataatattaatttaagttcgtaaacctaaaataatgtataatcgTAATCAGCACCCAAATATTTAAAGATAACACCAAACATTATACCCATATGATCTTCCGTAACATCAAAACCAACCTACATATTCAGGATGTCTTCACTTAATTTACTTGtaaattcatttaaatttctcttttttaatcaatttcattCAATAATACATCTCATCACACCTCATTTGATGACACTCCAACCAACGAAATCACACTCTATCCTGGAGACAAATAGTTCTAATTTCCGTTTCAGCTCGGTAGGAAATGTATGCGTTATCCTAACACCATAAATATGAAGATGAATTGGTGAGTGCGTATGAATGAGGTGCGAATAGGAATTATTCAGGTGATGGATGATGCATGATGGCGCTGGTCGACGACCCTCGTGCCGACGACCGACCGACATTCTCCAGCTGATGGGTCAAAGCTGGCAGACTCGCAGACGTCATTGCTGCCTTACAGGATATTTGTCCAGTCCTCATGAATAGGATCAATGGAAATACGTAGTTATAAATTGAATCCAGAGGTAGTTTGAGGAAGCTAGGTACTAAATTGTTGTTGGTTTGGTGAATcgtgataaataaaaagagaATATCCTACCCCTAAAATGATATCGAAGATGCTGGTGTAACTAAAAATTACCCTCGGAAATGTTATATATTTCGATCTAGATACAAATAAGTACGATAGTTCTCAAATTACTTTAAAAccagtaaaaataaaacacttgtAACAAATAATTTTGCTACTcgacaatagatggcgtgCAAAGATTGTACGGCCGTAGCGCATCTCTACATCAAAGTcctagataaaaaaaacatagagtATATATTTTgacagttattattatttccttgATTTGCTTTAATTTTCCagtttaatttttgttttcatatttatcaaaattgtTGTTATACTCACAAAAAAACCGCTGCGCTGCCACTTACCCCATAATTCCAAGCACGAAAAACTGTTTACTTATTGAATTTAAGGTGTATTCCTATCTAACCTATCAAAATGGAGTTGGGTAACGGTGACCGTAATAAACCGACGCAGAAATCTGATGCAACCCGCACAGTAAATGAGAATCAAGCATTTATGGAGGACCTAAAGAAATATCGaaacaagaaacaagaaaagtttttcggaGATCTAAGCTCAGTTATGGGACCTAAGTGGTATCAGATTTTAAGCCCGGAACAAATAAAGTCCTTAGATACCTTAACTTCTACAATACATGACGACATCTTAGAGGGAAGGCCTACCCGTACTGCCAAGGTATTAAAAGGTCTTGGAATAATGGATCTACCCAATGCATCCATCATCTACAACTGTGTAGAAAGAGGCCAAGAGGATCCAAAGAAAATGTTCGCTCATCTATTTCGTCTAAGGTATAATCATAATTTCGATTTAAAAAGACGAGATTACGACTACAATGCTAAACTGATGCTATCAGCTTTATATCACCTTGGTCGAGAAAACTTAGTTGAACAACTGAAGCAACGATTCGCCGCACCCAAACCGGAGCCGGAGCCGGAGGCCACGCGTACAAGTGAGAGTGAGAAGCCGAAGCCCAAGAAGACAAAACCTAAAGAAGTAAAAGACAGTAATCCTTATGCGCAACCAGTGAAGAAGGCGGAGGTGTATGTTCCGCCGGTGGCGAAgcgtccgccgccgccgccgctgccggaCCTCGACGTGCTGGACGAGCCCTACGAGGACGAGCCCCTCGCGCCCCCcaccccgccgccgccacctcCCCCTCCACCCCCTAAAAAGCGACTTGACAGCTCTATATGCGATAAGGTAGCGAGTATTCAACAACTAATACTTCAAGCTGCAACCACAGAAACTTCTAACAATGAAATTAAGCCCAACGAAAATGATAAGAGAGAAAAGAGCAGAATGAGTAGTTTCATCAAAGCTAATAAAAGTGAAGAGAAACCGGAGAAAAAGAAATATGGCATGAATTTTAAAGAGaatttcgtgaaaaaaaaGGTAGACAAAAAGCCAAAAATGCCTGAAACAAATATGTGGAATCATCAACATCATATCGTTGGAGTACATCACATAGAAGGAAAACCGTTTTATGTGTTAGGAAACATCCATGTGTTGCCTCCGCTAGGACCTTATCTCCACCTAGGGATAACAATGGTCAAAGGAGAAGCTATTAATATAAATGGTGGTGTCGTCGCATATCCAGCAGATCCAACGCCGGAACCATGTGACTGTATGGAACAATATTATGATTCTACAATCAAATACTTGAACGAGTCGAAATGTAAATGTGGCCATTATTACGACTTTTATCATGAAGGGCCATTTCCTGATTATGAacctatatattttcataaaccTACACCATATCAAAGGGGGCGTTTCGATTACGAAAACATTTTCGAGTTTAATGAAactaagataataataaaacaggaATTTGAAGATTTCTGGGAAACCGATAGTGTTGTCGGCGAAGGAAAACCAAAAAAGAAGCGAACAATGAGACCTAAAGCTAtagaacaaacaaaacaacaggATGTAACAACTCACCAAATAATAAGTCCGTCATCAGGATCCAAAATTAATCAAGTAGAGCAAAATAAATCTCACATACAAAATACGTCTGAAccacaaaaaaactataataacCAAGGAAAATCAAGTAAATATCAGCCACCAATCGACGCTAAACCACAAGAAACTAATAAACTTATACAACCAGAACCAAGTAAACCTCAGCAacaagaaaaaagaaaatctATCGAAGACGGAACTAATTTCAAACAGCAAGCTACAGTTAAATCTAACCagcaaaatgtaaataaaactagCAATGAGAAGAAACAAACTTCATCAAGAGGCGCGAAACCCAAAAGGATAGCCAGTGCACATAATGTGAAGAAGGAAGTGACTACAGAAGGCACCGCTGGGAAGCCGAAGACATGTTTAGGAGACAACCCTCAGGTGCCGGACTACTTGAAGTGTTCGCTGCGGCTGATGCGGCGCGACAACCTGGCGGCGCGGCTGCCGGACCTGCACCTGGCGCCCGAGCTGCACGAGTGGATGCGCCACCGCCTGCACGGACCACTCACCCCGGAGCAGAAGGAGAAACTCGCCAAGAAAACCCAGAAATTCGCAGAGTTGTACACGCGCGCCCCCAAACAGGCCGCCCAAATAAACCTCGACGATCCACTGTTCTCCACTCCCACCACTTGGGCTGATGCCGGCAACCTCAAGAAGAAAtttgaaaacataaaaaaggaTTTTAAAATGCAGGTCTTCCTCCAACAGACGGaaattgtaaatactttttgGGCATCAATGAATCAAACTCAGACACCTAATGAAAGATTCCGACAAATATTCTTCGCGTACCTTCAAGGAAGTCCTGATAACGTGCATCTCTTCCGTCCGTACAACCCGAGCGAGTCTGAAGAACGCTATTTGCGTATGAATAAGAGACGTTACAGGTGCCCATTGAGACTCGATTAGTACCACtgtaaatgattttaaaatttacatgaaatattattatttgcacTGATAG
It encodes the following:
- the LOC125489604 gene encoding uncharacterized protein LOC125489604 codes for the protein MELGNGDRNKPTQKSDATRTVNENQAFMEDLKKYRNKKQEKFFGDLSSVMGPKWYQILSPEQIKSLDTLTSTIHDDILEGRPTRTAKVLKGLGIMDLPNASIIYNCVERGQEDPKKMFAHLFRLRYNHNFDLKRRDYDYNAKLMLSALYHLGRENLVEQLKQRFAAPKPEPEPEATRTSESEKPKPKKTKPKEVKDSNPYAQPVKKAEVYVPPVAKRPPPPPLPDLDVLDEPYEDEPLAPPTPPPPPPPPPPKKRLDSSICDKVASIQQLILQAATTETSNNEIKPNENDKREKSRMSSFIKANKSEEKPEKKKYGMNFKENFVKKKVDKKPKMPETNMWNHQHHIVGVHHIEGKPFYVLGNIHVLPPLGPYLHLGITMVKGEAININGGVVAYPADPTPEPCDCMEQYYDSTIKYLNESKCKCGHYYDFYHEGPFPDYEPIYFHKPTPYQRGRFDYENIFEFNETKIIIKQEFEDFWETDSVVGEGKPKKKRTMRPKAIEQTKQQDVTTHQIISPSSGSKINQVEQNKSHIQNTSEPQKNYNNQGKSSKYQPPIDAKPQETNKLIQPEPSKPQQQEKRKSIEDGTNFKQQATVKSNQQNVNKTSNEKKQTSSRGAKPKRIASAHNVKKEVTTEGTAGKPKTCLGDNPQVPDYLKCSLRLMRRDNLAARLPDLHLAPELHEWMRHRLHGPLTPEQKEKLAKKTQKFAELYTRAPKQAAQINLDDPLFSTPTTWADAGNLKKKFENIKKDFKMQVFLQQTEIVNTFWASMNQTQTPNERFRQIFFAYLQGSPDNVHLFRPYNPSESEERYLRMNKRRYRCPLRLD